One genomic window of Pseudomonas sp. LFM046 includes the following:
- a CDS encoding thiamine pyrophosphate-dependent dehydrogenase E1 component subunit alpha encodes MTTPSNDQRRWMLEQMLVSRYLEESIERIYMEGKTPVFNMANGPIPGEMHLSNGQEPCAVGVCAHLTAEDIVTATHRPHHIAVAKGVDLDEMVAEIFGKKTGLSGGRGGHMHLFDARVNFSCSGIIAQGMGPAVGAALSRQLQGKSGVAVAYLGEGAANQGAFHETLNLAALWKLPVVFVIEDNAWGISVAKAASTAIERNYLRAAAYGMPGVFVPGNDADAIFAAAGEAIARARAGEGPTLIEIETHRLAGHFMGDGETYRPAGEKEALLAKDPIPAYRQRLLELGVLDEIAAADIDERARSRVDAAVQFARDSVYPAPEEALEMVFV; translated from the coding sequence ATGACCACACCCAGTAACGACCAGCGCCGCTGGATGCTCGAGCAGATGCTCGTCAGCCGCTACCTGGAAGAGTCCATCGAACGCATCTACATGGAAGGCAAAACGCCGGTCTTCAACATGGCCAACGGGCCCATCCCCGGCGAAATGCACTTGTCCAACGGCCAGGAACCTTGCGCCGTGGGTGTCTGCGCCCATCTGACGGCCGAAGACATCGTCACCGCCACCCATCGTCCGCACCACATAGCCGTGGCCAAGGGCGTCGACCTGGACGAGATGGTCGCCGAAATCTTTGGCAAGAAGACCGGCCTGTCCGGTGGCCGGGGCGGTCACATGCACCTGTTCGACGCCAGGGTGAATTTCTCCTGCTCCGGCATCATTGCCCAAGGCATGGGCCCAGCCGTGGGGGCTGCACTGTCGCGCCAGCTGCAGGGGAAGTCCGGCGTCGCCGTGGCCTATCTGGGCGAAGGCGCTGCGAACCAGGGCGCCTTCCACGAAACGCTGAACCTGGCAGCGCTGTGGAAGCTGCCGGTGGTGTTCGTCATCGAGGACAACGCTTGGGGCATCTCGGTGGCCAAGGCCGCTTCCACCGCCATCGAGCGCAATTACTTGCGTGCCGCCGCCTATGGCATGCCCGGCGTGTTCGTCCCCGGCAACGACGCCGACGCCATATTCGCTGCCGCCGGTGAGGCCATCGCCCGTGCCCGCGCTGGGGAAGGGCCGACCCTGATCGAGATCGAGACCCACCGCCTGGCCGGCCACTTCATGGGCGACGGCGAAACCTACCGCCCGGCCGGCGAGAAGGAGGCCCTGTTGGCCAAGGACCCGATCCCCGCTTACCGCCAGCGCCTGCTGGAGCTGGGGGTGCTGGACGAAATCGCCGCAGCCGACATCGACGAGCGCGCTCGCAGCCGTGTCGATGCCGCCGTGCAGTTCGCCCGCGACAGCGTTTATCCGGCACCGGAAGAGGCTTTGGAAATGGTGTTCGTGTGA
- a CDS encoding 2,3-butanediol dehydrogenase, producing the protein MKAAVWHGRRDIRLQDVALPPQPQAGWVQIRVEWCGICGSDLHEYLAGPVFIPTDTAHPLTGLKGQCILGHEFCGEIVALGEGVSHFTVGERVAADACQHCGQCWFCQQGQYNLCENLAFTGLMNNGAFAERVNVPANLLYRLPEGFPTEAGALIEPLAVGMHAVKKAGSLLGQTVVVVGAGTIGLCTIMCARAAGAARIIALEMSTARKAKALEVGATEVIDPSQCDAIAAVRELTEGYGAAVSFECIGHKATAKLAIDVIRKGGRCVMVGIFEEPSEFNFFEIVATEKQVIGALAYNGEFADVIALIADGRLDVTPLITGRIELEHILEQGFEELVNNKDQNVKIIVRPSAPAAARH; encoded by the coding sequence ATGAAGGCGGCAGTCTGGCACGGCCGTCGCGACATCCGCCTGCAGGATGTCGCCCTCCCGCCGCAACCGCAGGCCGGCTGGGTGCAGATCCGCGTCGAGTGGTGCGGTATCTGCGGCTCGGACCTCCATGAATACCTGGCCGGTCCGGTATTCATTCCCACCGACACAGCCCATCCGCTCACCGGCCTGAAGGGCCAGTGCATCCTCGGCCACGAGTTCTGTGGCGAGATCGTCGCCTTGGGCGAGGGCGTCTCGCATTTCACCGTGGGCGAGCGCGTCGCCGCCGACGCTTGCCAGCACTGCGGCCAGTGCTGGTTCTGCCAGCAGGGCCAGTACAACCTGTGCGAGAACCTTGCCTTCACCGGGCTGATGAACAACGGCGCCTTTGCCGAACGTGTCAACGTTCCCGCCAACCTGCTGTACCGCTTGCCGGAAGGCTTCCCCACCGAAGCCGGTGCGTTGATTGAGCCTTTGGCGGTGGGCATGCACGCAGTGAAGAAGGCGGGCAGCCTGCTCGGCCAGACGGTGGTGGTGGTCGGCGCCGGTACCATCGGACTGTGCACCATCATGTGCGCCCGCGCCGCCGGTGCGGCGCGAATCATCGCCCTGGAAATGTCCACGGCGCGCAAGGCCAAGGCCCTCGAAGTGGGTGCCACTGAAGTCATCGACCCCAGCCAGTGCGACGCCATCGCCGCCGTGCGCGAGCTCACCGAGGGCTACGGCGCTGCCGTGTCCTTCGAGTGCATTGGCCACAAGGCCACCGCCAAGCTGGCCATCGATGTCATCCGCAAGGGTGGCCGTTGCGTGATGGTAGGCATCTTCGAGGAGCCCAGCGAATTCAACTTCTTCGAGATAGTCGCCACCGAGAAACAGGTCATAGGCGCGCTGGCCTACAACGGGGAGTTCGCCGATGTGATCGCGCTGATTGCCGACGGTCGCCTGGACGTCACCCCGCTGATCACCGGGCGGATCGAACTTGAACACATCCTCGAACAGGGCTTCGAGGAACTGGTGAACAACAAGGACCAGAACGTGAAGATCATCGTCAGGCCGAGCGCGCCTGCCGCTGCCCGTCACTGA
- a CDS encoding alpha-ketoacid dehydrogenase subunit beta, producing MSAAIKERKLTIARAMAEAVAQEMRLDPRVFVMGEDIGQLGGVFGNTRGLHEEFGSARIRDTPISETAFIGAAVGAASDGMRPIVELMFVDFFGVCMDAIYNLMAKNTYFSGGKVSVPMVLMASTGAGYSDAGQHSQCLYGTFAHLPGMKVVVPSNAYDAKGLMTAAIRDDNPVIYLFHKALQGMGWLGTEKGATVAVPEAPYTVEIGKAKTVREGRDVSIVSLGAGVHHALRAAQQLEQQGVSAEVVDLRSLVPLDREHVIESVHKTGRLIVVDEDYHSFGVSGEIIASVVEHDIGMLKARPQRVAFPDIPIPFTPPMEQWALPSAAKIVAAYQNLKNEE from the coding sequence ATGTCCGCAGCGATCAAAGAACGCAAACTCACCATCGCCCGCGCCATGGCCGAGGCGGTGGCCCAGGAAATGCGCCTGGACCCGCGCGTGTTCGTGATGGGTGAGGATATCGGCCAGCTCGGCGGGGTGTTCGGCAATACCCGTGGCCTGCACGAAGAGTTCGGGAGCGCGCGCATCCGCGACACGCCGATTTCGGAAACCGCCTTTATCGGCGCCGCCGTGGGCGCGGCTTCCGACGGCATGCGGCCAATCGTCGAACTGATGTTCGTCGACTTCTTCGGCGTGTGCATGGACGCCATCTACAACCTGATGGCGAAGAACACCTACTTCTCCGGCGGCAAGGTCAGCGTGCCCATGGTGCTGATGGCCTCCACCGGCGCCGGCTATTCAGACGCCGGCCAGCACTCCCAGTGCCTCTACGGCACCTTCGCGCACCTACCGGGGATGAAGGTGGTGGTGCCGAGCAATGCCTATGACGCCAAGGGTCTGATGACCGCCGCCATCCGCGATGACAACCCGGTGATCTACCTGTTCCACAAGGCCCTGCAGGGCATGGGCTGGCTGGGTACCGAGAAGGGCGCGACGGTGGCGGTGCCGGAAGCCCCCTATACGGTAGAGATCGGCAAGGCCAAGACCGTGCGTGAGGGCCGCGACGTCAGCATCGTCAGCCTCGGCGCCGGCGTGCACCACGCACTGCGCGCCGCCCAGCAACTGGAGCAGCAGGGCGTCAGTGCTGAAGTGGTGGACCTGCGCAGTCTCGTGCCGCTGGATCGCGAGCACGTCATCGAGTCGGTGCACAAGACCGGGCGGCTGATCGTGGTCGACGAGGACTACCACAGCTTCGGTGTCAGCGGCGAAATCATCGCCAGCGTCGTCGAGCACGATATCGGCATGCTCAAGGCGCGGCCGCAGCGGGTCGCCTTCCCCGATATCCCGATTCCCTTCACGCCGCCCATGGAACAGTGGGCACTGCCTTCCGCCGCCAAGATTGTCGCGGCCTACCAAAACCTGAAGAACGAGGAATAA
- a CDS encoding lipoyl domain-containing protein has protein sequence MSNPILIPTDLWEGDAEAVITSWLVSDGAEVGQGDLVAEIMSEKAQFEIEAPASGLLKILEEEDAVVGKGATIGLVE, from the coding sequence ATGTCTAACCCAATCCTGATTCCAACCGACCTCTGGGAAGGCGATGCCGAAGCCGTGATCACCTCCTGGCTGGTCAGTGACGGCGCCGAAGTTGGCCAGGGCGACCTGGTGGCCGAGATCATGTCTGAGAAGGCGCAATTCGAGATCGAGGCTCCCGCTTCCGGTTTGCTGAAGATCCTGGAAGAAGAAGACGCGGTGGTCGGTAAGGGCGCGACCATCGGATTGGTGG